The Silene latifolia isolate original U9 population chromosome Y, ASM4854445v1, whole genome shotgun sequence sequence catgaaaattttatatgttgtcataTGAAATTTTaatcagtgtgtgtaaaaatatTGGATGGATTAAacttattatgcatgatttatgaatttttgagtaaaaattcaataaatagtgacttaaactAGGCTATTAtactaaaacatatttcatgaccaataaaaaacgtcatatgttgcattttatcccacatttcagatctaaaagtgataagttgattaaaattatatttctcatattttaatggtcttggttgttaaaactgataaaccgcaacgatgttttttttctcgaaatattttcgaaatttttaacctaagttttgcacattatgagtgtcatggtatttttctagaatgttcatgagtttaaatttcaaattttgaaattatttgaaattattataatttaatttgaaatttatagcataatattttatttttgggtccataatgaacaatattaagttatcaagttgagttattgtcaaaatattagtgaagactaagtttcgAGTCCTAAGATGGGGAGCATGCTTATACTCATCTGAACCTGTCCAGAAGTAATTCCTGCAAATACTTTCAACCTTATGAATAACTCCCTTAGGTAGCAAGAAAATTCTAGCGCAGTAACTGTGCATTCGTGTCAGCACTAATTTGAGTAACACAAGTCTACCAGCATAACTGTGATGCTTGGTACCCCATCCTCTAATTCTGGCCACTATTTTATCCACCAGTTTACTACAGTCAGTATTAGAAAGTCTTTTATAAGAGATAGAGATACCTAGATATTTGAAAGGGAATGCCCCTCTCTGAAACCCAGATATCCTACTGATCTGAGCAGCTATGTCTGCCCCCACTCCATTCAGGTATAAATCAGACTTTTCATTATTAATCTTCAAGCCAGAAGCTTCAGAGAAAGACAGGAAAGCTCTCATCAAAATCTTGATAGAAGAGAAGTCTCCGTTGCAAAAGAGTAACAAATCATCAGCAAATGATAGGTGACTGAGTTTCATAGCCCTGCACAATGGACGAAATCTGAAGTCATGTCTGGTAGTAACCACATTGAGGATCCTAGTCAGGTATTCTAAGCAAATGGTAAAGAGCAAGGGAGACATAGGATCCCATTGTCTCAAGCCTCTTTTCCCCTTAAAATACCCAAAATTGTAAACATTCAAGGAAATAGTATAGGAAGTTGTAGTAACACACTGAAGTATCCAGTTCACCATTTGAGAAGGAAACCTAAGAGCCTCCAACATACCACCCACAAATTCCCACTCTATTATATCATAAGCTTTCCTCATGTCCACTTTCATCATGACTTTAGGAGAACAACTTTTCCTACAGTAAAGCCTCACAAAATCTTGACATATAAGAATGTTGTCCACCATCTCCCTCTCTCTAATGAAGGCACTCTGATTCATACTGATAATTTCAGCCAACACCCCTGCCAGCCTGTTACAAATAACTTTAAAAATGCATTTTTAAATGACATTACAATATGCAATGGGCCTAAAATCATGCACAGTACTAGGATTCTCTTTTTTTTGGTATTAAAGTGATATTAGTGGCATTGATTTGTTGCAGAATTCTACCACCTTTAAAAAATTCTTGTACAAAATGAATAATATCCTCCCCAACAACCCCATAAGCATCATGAAAAAATCCTGATGAATAACCATTTGGTCCAGGAGCTTTCTCCACTGGAATAGAGAAGAGAGCCGCCTTAATCTTAGCAGAGGTCACCTCCTGAACCATCTGTCTAGCTTGCTCACTACTCACAGTCGTTCCTCTCCTCATCACTTCTGAACAAACTTTGGTGACAGGACCTGATAGTATGCAATGAAAGCCTGCTCAATGGTATTGGTATCTCCACAAACCGGACCATTTCTATCCTTAATTCTCAATACCTTGTTCTGGGCTCTCCTAGCGTTGATAAAACTATGAAAGAACCTAGTATTGTCATCAGCCTGattgatccattttatttttgcttTCTGTTCTAGAAAAGAAATCCTAGCTTCCTCCAGCTTAATAAAGGTTTAGGCAGCAGATTTTTCCTCAGCATGAATTACCTCATTTTTAGGATCAACTTGTAAATTCCTTTTAATGTTCTCTAATAACAACTTAGCTACCCTAGCAACATTCTCAATATCACCATACCCTTCACTGTTTAATTTTTTCAATGGCAACTTCAACCTCTTTAATTTTTTAACCACTTGAAACATGAGACACCCTCTCACAGAAACACTCCATTATTTTAATACTATCTGCTAAAACCTTTCACTCTTGCCCCACATATTGTAGTACTTAAAACTACCTTTCCTCCTGTCACTATCTTGCCAAACTCGATCAGACAAGGACTATGATCATAAAGCCCCTCAGGTAGAAAAGATACCACTCCAGAGGGACCATTTAAGACCCACTCATCATTTGCCATAACCTTATCAATCCTACTAAAAACTCTTGCATTTCCTACTTGCTTGTTATTCCATGTAAAGTAAGCTCCATTTGAAACTAAATCATACAGACCACACACATCCACACAGTTTTGAAAATCTTTAACCTCTGCATCAGTAACAATGGACCCTATTCTCTCATTCATATATAAGATACTATTGAAGTCTCCCATAATTAACTAAGGCTCCCTAATTAAGCCTCTTAAATTAATCAAAAAACTCCACAAAGGTCCACTATCAGCATCCTTGTTGCACCCATTGACAATGGAGCAAGTCCACTCATATCTAGTAACAAAAAAGGTAACATGAACATGAATAACATGCATCTCCTTTCTAATATAAGAAACATTGAACACATTAGGATCCCACACAACCTAAATTCTTCCTCTATCAGTCATATCCTCATTATCTAGAAAGTTCCACTGTATGCCTAAATGTTTTTGTATTCTACTCTTATTCTTATTTTTAACTCTAGTTTCTACGAATCCAAAGAAACCAATGTTATTAATATGCAAGAATCTCTTTGTATCACCTTGCTTATTCCCTTTTTTAAGGCCTCTAATATTCCACAAGCCCATACTAACCATGTTCACTAATGTTTGGTTATTTTCCCTTCCCAATGCTATTTAGGACATTCTTTTTTAATGAGAACTGAAGTGCTTCCATGAATGTTGGACCTCCCTGGTTGATTCCCATTCCCATCCTAGATAATCTATGGATAAGTctatgacacggctgtcgcaaccctatcaaaaataaaccaaccggctctaactaatgtagcagaggtaagtcgagtattgacacgtctgtcgcgtacctgtcaaaaataaaacctaacggtctcaactaaaaatgtagcagaggcagtcgagtatcgaatccacagggaggtaatgcaacatagctatctatttctaatcctatggtaacaattggtgttgaattgaattttggtttctaaactatgGAGTTGAAaggtaagagaaataaagcagagggcagtaaagcaggaaagtgaattaaaactatcaataagagggggacatgtcgggaattcggttcactacggtagttcaacaacttagcgagAAATGACTCGagcgaactaatgcgagacggatattagaaggtcctttcggtccacttcccaccctaaaataccactaacttaactttcgtcctcattagggtagtctactgtttatagcaggcctatttagtccaatctttcgatccaggattaattgtagccagtttaatgggtgacatagaagcgtgcactcaactaggtcgggaattacagttaaattgctattgTGACAGAGcctcttaatcaattcgtccagGTCATTCGCTACGtcgtcattttcctaccgcagatcccctaatcccaacatgaaaggatttagctactcatattcttaataaaactaacGACAAACAATTTCCCAAATagatgacataatgaaataataatagaattcaataacggaaattagggcaagaaagaacgataacataaacaagaattaaaagcaacaagaaggttaattattattaagggaagagaggagattacaatctaagcgattccggcgtaaagaacaaccgagtccgagtgaaataatcccaaaaataaaagtaacagttgAAGGAGCAAGAGTAACGTAGCAAAAGTTCTACTGTGGAAACTTAGAGAGTAAACAAGTGAATAATAGATAAAAAAGATGTCTATTAACCTAATtcacttaggtttaaatagaaagtaaaactgaaaacttgcgaaataaaacatccacgGACTAAGTAAAAGCCCACGCctgtgaaaacctctcgatcgagtagattagaccactcgatcgaccatcatctcaaagagaagtccctcgatcgaccaaagcgggttacttgatcgaggacttggtcatgtgcagcttactcgatcgagtaaggaatagctcgatcgagcctcagggaacctaggaaccactcgatcgaccaccaaacggctcgatcaagcacttgtatcttcaattcaaCTCACGTCTCCACCCAAACGCCTCGTAATGcatgcaacgacacttccaagtgcaatgtcttactctgggacaatcccgtctcctctaaatgcatgcaaaaaggacgaaaaggagtatggttccgctacttccgcgatcattcctacaaaaaggaccaaatacaccaaagtagccaattcggggcaaaatactataaaaacaaagatagaaatgcatagaaatacgtgttgaaataggccaaaaagactatacattaggcacgtatcaaatcttcccaaaccaaacctttactcgccctcgagtaaactcaaaactaaactaatggaacggaaatgataactccgagctagcttaacttgtctacttgaaccaatttaatgcaacgaaGATCAACGATTAAAGCTaagtagtcaatacgcaaacgaattataagtcgtttCGAAATAaagtgacctatcgaccttgcaagaccaacaaaattggactctcacgtggtcactcttctctcatgaagcaaagggcaaatgttatatgtaaaagagagaagaaaaggcagtcactcacctaactgcgacctacatagcatgcatgcaacaaaaatgaaagacaattcaagtactaatgcacacactccaaccaataatgtccgtcacaaatagaggatttgcaaataatatgggaatagtgaggttcaggtgagaaaaggcaaaacaagttatggaaatgtggaggtaaaagcgtcaagctagttcctaacaggaccacaacaaaccatccggatctcaactgactgaaagactaaacacaggtgcccttcacttggcacaaaactcactagactcaaagcacaatcttctcaaaaattatagaataagagtggaggagttagacggtcacaaagttcccttttttaaacaccgtctgaagaTACTAACTGGAACAAACAACCTTTTTCAATTGTACatcctcaaacatcttctcaactctgacaagagggtacaacttttCACAaaattgtttttttctttttgttcacTGTATACGTGAATCctcatcattttttcattttctttttttttcttttctttctttcacgtttcttttttttttttctttttcaatacttttttttttctctccttccttaatacaaacaccaactccaaacgggaattacggaccaaactgcaacgaaaaacataccacaaaaggacagactaactagcttgactaggcaggcttagtttggaatgtggttaatgggtcaaaaaggcaagttttggtcaatgtggagctaaatgggtgaaagatgtaaagaaagggaaatttgcaagaccctccctgcatgtgacaccaaccacaaacccgaatatgtgcatttgacgagaaattgaatgtcataaatgtgcaaatgagacaaacatgctatgcaaggagtactactctcaaaattcctaatgaactggtcatgaatgtcaccagttatggctctaaaactcagaatttttaagtagtttgccagtttataggtcaagtctagacagtcagctattatttgaacagaaattcgtagattatgcgtatgacaaagctaaaaactatcaataaggtgcaaggctcaagtaaattgacaagttaaagtgcaatttcatcacgggaatctaccgttccgactcaacctaaatgcaaaaataaacgtgaaattttttgaattttgacattttctaattttttggatttttgatttttatgaaaataaacaacaaatgcaaactgaaaaattaaacgtgaatgcaaaacaaatgcggATGCGGACTCGAAAAGGatacaataccctccccaaaccaaaacggacaacgccctcgttgtcctccaaagatacacccgagaaaaaatgggggatgggagtatacaaccaataaaaggaaaataaaggagacgaaataaaaagagtaagagaacatacaaaacacgaacttccccaaaccagccagaaaacggTCTCCTCTCTGGCCTCTCTGGGGAAGTGAGtaaaccagtagctactcgtcgtcggcaccgccgtctctccgcactcgactcaacaaaacggtctccccaaaccaagcaacaaacaagggggactcggtcgtcatctcggtgatcctccggaccgggtcgaacggagggtcactcgcctCCTCTCTCGGCGGCTCGGCGTGCCGCTGCTCGGCCAGTAATCAAGCACCTCTCGTCTGccggtgtctcctccgcctccTCCTCTCGAGTCGagaaggtagtggagggtacccgtccgctgggtatcggtagaaggagggatgtggccacccctctggaatcggtcgccgggctcgaatatggaactcgtagagcgggaatacagccaaagccatatcccgtctcatctcagtaatgtaccgtGGGCATCCGCTGTAAAGGTGTGAGGTCGCCCTCTCCTGTAGCTGTAGCTGTAGCCGTAGCTGTAGCTGTAGCCGCTGATGGGCTGGAggtgatggctaactggctagcctgctgaTGTGGCCTCGGTGGTGCCATGCCAGGAGACGGAAAACGAGGGATGAATCCTCGTTCCAGCATGGACAAAGGTCTCGGTAGAGGCGGAGACAAGAATGAACTATGGTGGTAACCAGGGCAGAAGtagtggtgacagcagggaccactgactcgctcgcggacgggctggaggacgtactagtagaaggcaaAGAACTAGCATCCATCCTGCAAATTTAAaagggcatgataagagaagatgctgctaaccgtggttaaaacaaccgttaaccaacatgtgacagcaaataatggccctatcagtcgaaacaAATCGACTTACAGCAAGTaaaacccaacaattcctcaaaacttCGAAATTCATTATGCGAGTGCTGAATAAAAGACACAGTATGACTGCTGATAGAGACTGAAATGAGCAAAGAACGACATATGGCAACATATAGTCTACTAGCAGGCGAAAAGGTCGACTCGCAGGGCAAGATTTCCGATTATTTATGGCATGTAATGGCGACGAGACGGAAAAACATTAACAACGAGCAAGGAAGCATGGACTGAAGCTAAACGGAGCATGGCAGCATAAAAACCGTCtagcagtcgaaaaattcgactgagaAGCCCTAGTCGCGAAATCTTGCGCGAATTTCGAATTAAACAAGTGGAAACAGTGGGGAATTGGggtaagatcatcaacaagctaatcaAGGGTAAATAAACACAAATAAATCGAAACAAATCGACTAGACAtgggattttcgaaccctaattcaaatcacctcatgAAAATCGAATTAAttgaagagaaaatgcaaagagtgtgaaagaaacacttacttgatgatgatgatcctatacaagcaattaaacttcaaataacaagcaacaaaggcggattttcgattgaaaaacccgcgaaccctaattccctttaaaaaccgcgaaaacaagcacaaaagagggggaaaaaaaggggctattgaagattaattagctatgaagggattgtaggtggtggatttggagATTTTGGGCAataaaattggggatttggggagaAATCAATCGCACATTAAGGGGgagttagacggaaattaaaagtgaaatgaaatagaattaggaaaataagagttttaagaaagaaaactcccgtccactgtttcatttcact is a genomic window containing:
- the LOC141630168 gene encoding uncharacterized protein LOC141630168, with product MGDFNSILYMNERIGSIVTDAEVKDFQNCVDVCGLYDLVSNGAYFTWNNKQVGNARVFSRIDKVMANDEWVLNGPSGVVSFLPEGLYDHSPCLIEFGKIVTGGKRLKLPLKKLNSEGYGDIENVARVAKLLLENIKRNLQVDPKNEADDNTRFFHSFINARRAQNKVLRIKDRNGPVCGDTNTIEQAFIAYYQVLSPKFVQK